A single genomic interval of Saccharospirillum mangrovi harbors:
- a CDS encoding methyl-accepting chemotaxis protein: MSQSNSLVYRIITDYDRVIGQLMTLIMVGLLVVSLGLAPVHQTWAEAIFLGLPIAAGPIVLNWLVPGRLIVRLAFGIGFMAMTALHVHQGQGLIELHFGFFVLLAVLFAYQDMWTLLAAAGTAAVHHLTFAILQAQGAPVFVYDTAYLAASDLNAFSFILVHALYVVAETGILLLLTRVVRPVLGTATEIARVSQAMSATPGQVDLTVRAAFRNNPLLAQFNGILEQVHQLTTNVSQNSRSLIHTLEGMRTRFDDLVRQANDQDSGFQNAAEQTSELSQLSQDVADSAEQVASATEESHRTSDSMRHSVSTTKASADDLVKRLGTAQTVVSQLASDCSSITETLTVIEKIAEQTNLLALNAAIEAARAGEQGRGFAVVADEVRALAGRTQTSTVEINDILTRLSTSSEQAVTVITGVVEQVEANATEADKALSLSEALNNGMAETARQNERIKDATAHQSKASDQLAGTLEELSTITQRSHEAVSESDARLNDLLNAFRSLDSELARFRV; the protein is encoded by the coding sequence TCTTTGGTTTATCGAATCATCACCGATTACGACCGAGTGATCGGCCAACTGATGACACTGATTATGGTCGGTTTATTGGTGGTATCGCTGGGTTTGGCACCGGTTCATCAAACCTGGGCCGAGGCGATTTTTCTCGGCTTGCCGATTGCCGCCGGCCCCATCGTGCTGAACTGGCTGGTGCCGGGCCGACTGATAGTGCGACTCGCCTTTGGTATCGGCTTTATGGCGATGACGGCACTGCACGTCCACCAGGGGCAAGGGCTGATTGAGCTGCACTTTGGCTTCTTTGTGTTGCTGGCGGTGTTATTCGCTTATCAGGATATGTGGACCTTACTGGCGGCGGCCGGCACGGCAGCGGTGCATCACCTGACTTTCGCCATTTTGCAGGCCCAGGGCGCGCCGGTATTTGTTTACGACACGGCCTATCTGGCAGCCAGCGACCTCAACGCTTTCAGCTTTATTCTGGTTCACGCTCTTTACGTGGTGGCGGAAACCGGCATTTTGCTGTTGCTGACTCGCGTGGTTCGGCCGGTATTGGGTACCGCGACTGAGATTGCCCGCGTCAGCCAGGCGATGAGCGCAACGCCAGGCCAGGTTGATCTGACCGTCCGCGCCGCCTTTCGCAATAACCCCTTACTCGCTCAGTTCAATGGCATTCTGGAACAGGTGCACCAACTGACCACCAACGTCAGCCAAAACAGCCGCTCGCTGATCCACACGCTGGAAGGCATGCGCACCCGCTTTGACGACTTGGTTCGCCAAGCCAACGATCAGGACAGCGGTTTCCAGAATGCGGCGGAGCAAACGTCGGAATTGTCGCAACTGTCTCAGGACGTGGCCGATTCCGCCGAGCAGGTCGCCAGTGCCACCGAAGAAAGCCACCGCACCAGCGACAGCATGCGCCACAGCGTATCGACCACCAAAGCCAGCGCCGACGATCTGGTGAAGCGACTGGGCACCGCTCAGACGGTGGTAAGCCAGCTGGCCTCCGACTGTTCCAGCATCACCGAGACCTTGACCGTCATCGAAAAAATCGCCGAACAGACCAATTTGCTGGCGTTGAACGCGGCCATCGAAGCGGCCCGCGCGGGCGAACAGGGCCGGGGTTTTGCGGTCGTGGCCGACGAGGTGCGCGCGTTAGCTGGCCGCACGCAAACCTCAACGGTGGAAATCAACGACATCCTGACGCGGTTGTCGACCAGTTCAGAGCAGGCGGTGACAGTGATCACCGGCGTGGTTGAACAGGTTGAAGCCAATGCCACGGAAGCCGACAAGGCGCTGAGTTTGTCCGAAGCCCTGAACAACGGCATGGCCGAAACCGCCCGCCAGAACGAACGCATCAAAGACGCTACAGCGCATCAATCCAAAGCGTCCGATCAACTGGCTGGCACCTTGGAAGAGTTGTCGACCATTACGCAGCGCTCGCACGAGGCGGTCAGTGAAAGCGACGCCCGCCTGAACGATTTGCTCAACGCCTTCCGCTCACTGGACAGTGAACTGGCCCGCTTCCGTGTTTGA